A single window of Micromonas commoda chromosome 6, complete sequence DNA harbors:
- a CDS encoding predicted protein: MAGIQAVWLTSKVSVVSRGRSSARPRSRGAVVCSCWDREKSVPKLAVSAALAWTLAVSVPDARAGLFGGGEEKDPIEPFSIFGTVYKQYVIDILDDSGRAIVGRTKGFTAEACVDLLTAEQQRYSVPNEGGFVERSPDGPGEKVARSRFCEKRVVKGSITKTEQMMPACVPACRSACFQATQAYDGQQLKSKGFGFTEKELGKVKGTCSARCEKECIKPGKSYDFQIPFRRGDGL; this comes from the coding sequence ATGGCGGGGATCCAAGCGGTTTGGTTGACCTCCAAGGTATCAGTTGTCAGTCGGGGACGCTCCTCGGCACGTCCACGGAGCCGAGGTGCGGTCGTGTGCTCCTGTTGGGATCGGGAGAAGAGCGTCCCGAAACTCGCCGTGTCTGCTGCGCTGGCATGGACTCTCGCCGTGTccgtccccgacgcgcgagccggTCTGTTCGGAGGGGGAGAAGAGAAGGATCCCATCGAGCCGTTCTCCATCTTTGGCACGGTGTACAAGCAGTATGTCATCGATATCCTGGATGACTCTGGCCGTGCGATCGTGGGAAGAACGAAGGggttcaccgcggaggcgtgcgTCGATCTGCTCACGGCTGAGCAGCAGCGCTACAGCGTGCCGAACGAGGGCGGGTTCGTGGAGCGAAGCCCCGACGGTCCGGGGGAGAAGGTCGCCAGGAGCAGGTTCTGCGAGAAGCGGGTCGTGAAGGGTTCCATCACCAAGACGGAACAGATGATGCCCGCCTGCGTCCCCGCGTGTCGCTCCGCGTGCTTCCAGGCCACCCAGGCATACGACGGACAGCAACTCAAGAGCAAGGGGTTCGGGTTCACCGAGAAGGAGCTGGGGAAGGTCAAGGGGACGTGCAGCGCGAGGTGTGAGAAGGAATGCATCAAACCGGGCAAGTCGTACGACTTCCAGATTCCGTTTCGGAGAGGTGACGGGCTGTGA
- a CDS encoding uncharacterized protein (Predicted protein with no similarity to Histone H1 proteins) codes for MDVSLDDIIKQGNKEAKAKKKAAAAEKKKATPKKAPKKAPKKAPKKAPKKAAAKKAKVKAETAKSTAKRGAVLAKKRGMSAAAQKTASAKAKKAQLASPKGKKAGPTKGAKRVGKKVAVQIVKKKSTAGPTGGFNIRGAPKVPLGDLRGTLKMTISNRGTPGKGTPGKARGAARIAGRGKVQGGAAGRRGAAAARQGGARGTDFDLRRGIKHTPKAKGGAAKQGGKKPGSMFPPGASVSGKVTVSGKGGAQGRGRR; via the exons ATGGACGTCTCCTTGGACGATATCATCAAGCAG GGAAACAAGGAAGCgaaggccaagaagaaggctgcggctgcggaaAAGAAGAAGGCCACCCCCAAGAAGGCG CCCAAGAAGGCCCCCAAGAAGGCCCCCAAGAAGGCCCccaagaaggccgccgccaaaAAAGCCAAGGTGAAGGCTGAGACGGCCAAGTCCACCGccaagcgcggcgcggtgctcgccaaGAAGCGTGggatgtccgccgcggcgcagaagACCGCGTCTgccaaggccaagaaggcacagctggcgtccCCCAAGGGCAAGAAGGCGGGTCCCACCAAGGGCGCCAAGCGTGTTGGCAAGAAAGTTGCCGTCCAGATTGTCAAGAAAAAGTCCACCGCGGGTCCCACGGGAGGCTTCAACATAAGGGGAGCGCCTAAGGTGCCCCTCGGCGATCTCAGAGGGACGCTAAAGATGACCATAAGCAATCGCGGTACCCCGGGCAAGGGCACCCCTGGCAAGGCCAGAGGTGCCGCGCGTATTGCTGGGCGTGGGAAGGttcagggcggcgccgcagGTCGTCgtggtgcggcggcggcgaggcagggcggcgcgaggggcacgGACTTTGACCTCAGGCGCGGCATCAAGCACACCCCCAAGgcgaagggcggcgccgcgaagcagGGCGGGAAGAAACCCGGGTCCATGTTTCCTCCCGGTGCGTCCGTCAGCGGTAAGGTCACCGTGTCAGGCAAGGGTGGGGCCCAgggtcgcggccgccgctgA